In Tsuneonella dongtanensis, a single window of DNA contains:
- a CDS encoding acylase, producing the protein MDARRKTRSKWLGILAAIFGVALIAVLAGLLVWEPFAASPGAPPPARAYRAEIVRDEWGVPHVYGKTDADVAYGVARAHAEDDFFTLQDVVAMTRGRYGAIKGEEGAMFDYVLALLDARGTAQREYAKLAPRTRAVLEAYATGLNDHAAAHPGEVKLGNLFPVNGEDIATGFALRQPFFFGLNGTIGPLAKGDTLLPDPGPKLRGPLPDREGAENLGSNAFAIAPGRSGDGVTRLVSNSHQPFWGGVAWYELVVESDEGWHFAGATFPGSPFPFLGHNRDLGWTNTVNQPDMIDVYKLVLDDSGENYRLDGKWLPLERSTVRLPVRLGPLVLPVGREVLRSAHGPVVQNGHGTFAFRYGGMGSLATLDAYYDINKARTYEEWQAILARQAIPSTNFIYADKTGTIAYWYNASIPQRQKGIDWRGILPGDRSDLIWNALVPFESLPNHVNPASGFVFNANNTPFVAAGKASDLSPDSVPPEMGVELRMTNRAYRAAKLLDEPGPIDRARLEAIKYDTGWERQGYVKRVLDGIAALDTRGDPLLAEGQRLLAGWDMTSDGAGRADALALLVMRPAMGEDYSGKPLTPARKLLRDAATHLETHFGRLDPPLQTVLRLRQGPGPHAIDLPLDGGSDTLRASTLWDVEPDGRLKVKHGDSFIQFVEWAPGKRVVSQSIQPFGAATTRPRSVHYSDQAALFVQHKLKPVHFMRADVLKNAVSRKVVTHRLRPG; encoded by the coding sequence ATGGACGCAAGACGCAAGACGCGGTCGAAGTGGCTTGGCATACTTGCCGCGATCTTCGGCGTGGCTTTGATCGCGGTGCTTGCCGGCCTTCTGGTGTGGGAGCCTTTCGCGGCATCTCCCGGAGCGCCGCCACCCGCTCGCGCCTATCGGGCCGAGATCGTCCGCGACGAATGGGGCGTACCGCACGTCTACGGCAAGACAGACGCCGACGTCGCATACGGGGTCGCGCGGGCCCACGCCGAGGACGACTTCTTCACCTTGCAGGACGTCGTCGCGATGACACGTGGGCGCTACGGCGCGATCAAGGGCGAAGAAGGCGCGATGTTCGACTACGTCCTCGCGCTGCTCGATGCGCGGGGAACGGCGCAGCGCGAATACGCGAAGCTCGCGCCGAGGACCCGCGCGGTACTCGAAGCATATGCCACCGGCCTCAACGATCACGCCGCCGCGCATCCGGGCGAAGTGAAGCTCGGCAACCTGTTCCCGGTCAACGGCGAAGACATCGCGACCGGTTTTGCGCTGCGCCAGCCGTTCTTTTTCGGCCTCAACGGCACGATCGGCCCGCTTGCCAAGGGCGATACCCTGCTGCCCGATCCCGGACCCAAGCTCCGCGGGCCGCTGCCCGACCGCGAGGGGGCGGAGAATCTCGGCTCGAACGCGTTCGCTATTGCCCCCGGCCGTTCGGGCGACGGGGTCACTCGCCTGGTTTCCAACAGTCACCAGCCGTTCTGGGGCGGTGTCGCGTGGTACGAACTCGTGGTCGAGAGCGACGAAGGATGGCACTTTGCCGGCGCGACATTCCCCGGCAGCCCCTTCCCGTTCCTCGGCCATAACCGCGACCTCGGCTGGACCAACACGGTCAACCAGCCGGACATGATCGACGTCTACAAGCTCGTGCTTGACGACAGCGGCGAGAATTACCGGCTCGACGGCAAATGGCTGCCGCTCGAGCGGAGCACCGTGCGGCTGCCGGTGCGTCTTGGCCCTCTGGTCCTGCCGGTCGGTCGCGAGGTCCTGCGCAGCGCCCACGGCCCGGTCGTCCAGAACGGGCACGGCACCTTCGCCTTCCGCTACGGCGGGATGGGCAGCCTCGCGACGCTCGACGCGTACTACGACATCAACAAGGCCAGGACCTACGAGGAGTGGCAGGCGATCCTGGCGCGGCAGGCCATTCCTTCGACCAATTTCATCTATGCCGACAAGACGGGGACCATCGCCTACTGGTACAACGCGTCGATCCCGCAAAGGCAGAAGGGCATCGACTGGCGCGGAATCCTGCCGGGCGACCGCAGCGACCTGATCTGGAACGCGCTTGTGCCGTTCGAGAGCCTGCCGAACCACGTGAACCCGGCAAGCGGCTTCGTGTTCAACGCGAACAACACGCCGTTCGTAGCCGCGGGCAAGGCCAGCGACCTGTCGCCCGACAGCGTGCCTCCCGAAATGGGCGTCGAGCTCAGGATGACCAATCGCGCCTACCGTGCGGCGAAGCTGCTAGACGAGCCTGGCCCGATCGATCGCGCCCGGCTCGAGGCGATCAAGTACGATACCGGGTGGGAGCGACAGGGCTACGTCAAGCGCGTGCTCGACGGGATCGCGGCGCTGGACACGCGCGGCGATCCGCTGCTGGCCGAGGGCCAGCGCCTTCTGGCGGGCTGGGACATGACCAGCGACGGCGCCGGGAGGGCGGACGCGCTCGCCTTGCTCGTGATGCGCCCGGCAATGGGCGAGGATTATTCCGGAAAACCACTCACGCCCGCGCGCAAGCTGCTGAGGGACGCGGCCACCCATCTCGAGACCCATTTCGGCAGGCTCGATCCCCCGCTGCAGACCGTGCTCCGGCTGCGCCAGGGCCCAGGGCCCCACGCCATCGACCTGCCGCTCGACGGCGGCAGCGATACCCTGCGCGCCTCGACATTATGGGACGTGGAGCCCGACGGGCGGCTCAAGGTGAAGCACGGCGACAGCTTCATCCAGTTCGTCGAATGGGCGCCGGGCAAGCGGGTCGTCAGCCAGTCGATCCAGCCCTTCGGTGCCGCCACGACACGCCCCCGCAGCGTTCACTACAGCGACCAGGCTGCACTGTTCGTCCAGCACAAGCTGAAACCGGTGCACTTCATGCGCGCCGATGTGCTGAAGAATGCCGTCAGTCGAAAAGTCGTGACGCATCGCCTGCGTCCTGGCTAG
- a CDS encoding M16 family metallopeptidase — MEFRFATAGLLALSLTACATMPGETARTAAPSAETFEAAPVSQLVDAVSIPFETFELDNGLKVIVHTDRKAPVVGVTTYYRVGSKHEPRGRTGFAHLFEHIMFTGSENVENFDIPLEAAGSTGTNGSTNPDRTNYVETVPTGAVDLALMMESDRMGHLLGAVNQDKLDKQRGVVKNEKNQGDSQPYGLTRYLISEGLLPIGHPYRHSTIGSMADLDAASVTDVRKWFIDNYGPNNVVLALTGDIDVSTAREKVQRWFGHIPRGPEVVQPRAEPVTLASPVSREHVDQVPLVRLYRLWSGPGLQSPDSAPLTAGLSVFGGLASSRLDKVLVREEQLAVRVSSFYDQDEQLGTAYVTMDVKPGVDRAVAEARLDALIADYVANGPTADELKRAATQIVSGQIDGLEQVGDFGGKGVTLAEGLLYAGDAGFYKRQLSAIAAVTPDSVRGAMQRWLTRPVYKLAITPGPRTEKGADMGGWGDEGTVPPPKPDAKLPAPPLVTGPPRPMPPVGLVKPLVFPAVERAKLSNGITVALARRTAIPKVTMALEFDAGSAADGAAKAGRQAMMMDLLKEATTTRTAQQIAEEEERLGANVNAVTGRDVSAVQMTALTANLAPSLALMADIVRNPAFADEDVVRVRNQRLASIKQAMASPQGIATRALDPIIYGSAHPYGSVGALGSEQVVQAITPAALRSEHANWIRPEGAAITVVGDVTMGDLLPKLEAAFGNWKGDSAYLPMKDLTVAVPAPQPRIVLIDRPSSPSSMLLFGRVLPLTGTTQDTEALDLANEVIGSGFLSRLNMDLRETKGWTYGIGTGLTGVVGPRAAVVQTLVQADRTGDSIKAIFEQMRAFPKAKGVDAVELQRVTEGNIANLPTRYQTNASVLSAMLTNRRFGRPDDYQSRLADIWRGVDAAAINAAAAQYLQPDDMVVIVVGDRKAIEGQLTGLGLPIEYRDPQ, encoded by the coding sequence ATGGAATTCCGCTTCGCAACCGCCGGTCTGCTGGCGCTGTCGCTGACCGCCTGCGCTACGATGCCCGGCGAAACCGCCCGCACCGCGGCGCCCTCCGCCGAGACCTTCGAGGCCGCTCCGGTATCGCAGTTGGTCGACGCGGTTTCGATCCCGTTCGAGACGTTCGAGCTCGACAATGGTCTGAAGGTCATCGTCCACACCGATCGCAAGGCGCCGGTCGTCGGCGTCACGACCTACTACCGGGTCGGATCGAAGCACGAGCCGCGCGGCCGCACCGGTTTTGCGCACCTGTTCGAACACATCATGTTCACCGGTAGCGAGAACGTCGAAAACTTCGACATCCCGCTCGAAGCAGCGGGTTCCACGGGCACCAACGGTTCGACCAACCCCGATCGCACCAACTACGTCGAAACCGTCCCGACCGGCGCGGTCGACCTGGCGCTGATGATGGAAAGCGACCGCATGGGCCACCTGCTCGGCGCGGTGAACCAGGACAAGCTCGACAAGCAGCGTGGCGTCGTCAAGAACGAGAAGAACCAGGGCGATAGCCAACCGTACGGGCTGACGCGTTACCTGATCAGCGAAGGCCTGCTGCCGATCGGCCACCCGTATCGCCATTCGACCATCGGTTCGATGGCGGACCTCGACGCTGCATCGGTCACGGACGTTCGCAAGTGGTTCATCGACAACTACGGGCCCAACAACGTGGTGCTGGCGCTGACCGGCGACATCGACGTGTCGACGGCCCGCGAGAAGGTGCAGCGCTGGTTCGGCCACATTCCGCGCGGCCCCGAGGTCGTGCAACCCCGGGCAGAACCGGTGACCCTGGCGTCGCCGGTCAGCCGCGAGCACGTGGACCAGGTCCCGCTTGTCCGGCTCTACCGGCTGTGGAGCGGGCCCGGTCTCCAGAGCCCTGACAGCGCCCCGCTGACCGCGGGCCTGTCGGTCTTCGGCGGCCTCGCCTCGTCGCGCCTCGACAAAGTCCTCGTCCGCGAGGAACAGCTCGCGGTGCGCGTCTCCTCGTTCTACGATCAGGACGAGCAGCTTGGCACGGCCTACGTCACGATGGACGTGAAGCCGGGCGTCGATCGCGCCGTCGCCGAGGCGCGGCTCGATGCACTGATCGCGGACTACGTGGCCAACGGCCCGACCGCCGACGAGCTCAAGCGCGCGGCGACCCAGATCGTGAGCGGCCAGATCGATGGGCTCGAACAGGTCGGCGACTTTGGCGGCAAGGGCGTGACGCTGGCCGAAGGCCTGCTCTACGCAGGCGACGCGGGCTTCTACAAGCGGCAGCTCAGCGCGATTGCGGCGGTGACTCCGGACAGCGTCCGCGGGGCGATGCAGCGCTGGCTGACGCGCCCGGTCTACAAGCTTGCCATCACGCCGGGCCCCCGCACCGAGAAAGGCGCCGACATGGGCGGCTGGGGCGACGAGGGCACCGTCCCTCCGCCCAAGCCCGACGCCAAGCTGCCCGCGCCTCCGCTGGTCACCGGCCCGCCGCGCCCGATGCCTCCTGTCGGCCTCGTCAAGCCGCTGGTCTTCCCGGCGGTCGAACGCGCCAAGCTGTCGAATGGCATCACCGTCGCGCTCGCGCGGCGCACGGCGATCCCCAAGGTGACCATGGCGCTCGAGTTCGACGCCGGTTCGGCCGCCGACGGCGCGGCGAAGGCGGGCAGGCAGGCGATGATGATGGACCTCCTGAAGGAGGCGACCACCACCCGCACGGCGCAGCAGATCGCCGAGGAAGAAGAGCGCCTGGGCGCCAACGTCAACGCGGTGACGGGCCGCGACGTGAGCGCGGTGCAGATGACCGCGCTCACGGCCAACCTGGCGCCCTCGCTGGCGCTGATGGCCGACATCGTCCGCAACCCGGCCTTCGCCGACGAGGACGTGGTGCGCGTGCGCAACCAGCGGCTCGCGAGCATCAAGCAGGCCATGGCCTCGCCGCAGGGCATCGCCACGCGGGCGCTCGACCCGATCATCTACGGCTCGGCCCACCCCTATGGGTCGGTCGGCGCGCTGGGTTCGGAGCAGGTGGTCCAGGCAATCACGCCGGCCGCCCTGCGCTCGGAGCACGCGAACTGGATCCGGCCCGAAGGCGCGGCGATCACCGTCGTCGGCGACGTGACGATGGGCGACCTCCTGCCCAAGCTCGAGGCCGCGTTCGGCAACTGGAAGGGAGACAGCGCCTACCTTCCGATGAAGGACCTGACGGTAGCAGTGCCCGCTCCGCAGCCGCGGATCGTCCTGATCGACCGGCCCAGTTCGCCGAGCTCGATGCTGCTGTTCGGCCGTGTCCTTCCGCTCACCGGAACGACACAGGACACCGAAGCGCTCGACCTGGCCAACGAGGTCATCGGCAGCGGCTTCCTGTCGCGGCTCAACATGGACCTGCGCGAGACGAAGGGCTGGACCTACGGCATCGGCACCGGCCTGACCGGGGTCGTAGGGCCCCGCGCCGCGGTGGTGCAGACGCTCGTCCAGGCCGACCGCACCGGCGATTCGATCAAGGCGATCTTCGAGCAGATGCGCGCCTTCCCGAAGGCCAAGGGGGTCGACGCGGTCGAGCTCCAGCGGGTGACCGAGGGCAACATCGCCAACCTGCCGACGCGCTACCAGACCAACGCCTCGGTGCTCTCCGCGATGCTGACCAACCGCCGCTTCGGCCGGCCCGACGACTACCAGTCGCGCCTGGCCGACATCTGGCGCGGGGTCGATGCCGCGGCGATCAACGCGGCGGCAGCGCAGTACCTGCAGCCCGACGACATGGTCGTCATCGTCGTCGGCGACCGCAAGGCGATCGAGGGCCAGCTCACCGGGCTGGGCCTGCCGATCGAGTATCGCGACCCGCAGTAA
- a CDS encoding DNA cytosine methyltransferase produces the protein MFSIEFCAGAGGQALGLEQAGFRHSALVEIDQDCCKTLRLNRPHWDVRTEDMNAFDGKPFEGLELMAGGLPCPPFSVAGKQLGDRDERNLFPAAIRLVDEIRPRAVMIENVKGFLSPMFEDYRLKLRTEFRKLGYRLDWRLLNSSDFGVPQLRPRVVIVALRTDLVEAFDWPDVNPHNPPMVGEVLRDLMAQGGWIGTERWARSANDIAPTIVGGSKKHGGPDLGPTRARKAWAALGVEGRSLADEAPASDFVGMPRLTIRMVARLQGFPDNWQFYGRKTTAYRQVGNAFPPPVARAVAQNLRVALSVQRHFPMRATA, from the coding sequence ATGTTTTCTATCGAATTCTGCGCCGGTGCGGGCGGACAAGCGCTCGGCCTTGAACAGGCAGGCTTCCGTCACTCTGCGCTGGTAGAAATAGATCAGGATTGCTGCAAAACTCTGCGCCTCAACCGTCCCCATTGGGACGTTCGAACCGAAGATATGAACGCTTTTGACGGAAAACCCTTCGAAGGCCTCGAGTTGATGGCCGGTGGCTTACCATGCCCACCATTCTCAGTGGCCGGCAAGCAGCTTGGTGACCGGGATGAGCGCAACCTGTTTCCCGCGGCAATACGGCTGGTCGACGAAATCCGACCCCGCGCGGTTATGATCGAGAACGTGAAGGGCTTCCTTTCCCCAATGTTCGAGGATTACCGCTTGAAGCTTCGCACCGAGTTCCGGAAGCTCGGCTATCGTCTCGACTGGCGGCTGCTGAATTCGTCCGATTTCGGCGTGCCGCAGCTTCGCCCCCGCGTCGTCATCGTCGCGCTGCGCACCGATTTGGTCGAGGCCTTCGACTGGCCAGACGTCAATCCGCACAACCCGCCGATGGTGGGAGAAGTGCTGAGGGATTTGATGGCGCAGGGCGGATGGATAGGAACCGAGCGTTGGGCGCGAAGTGCCAACGATATCGCGCCGACCATCGTCGGCGGCTCGAAGAAGCACGGCGGCCCCGATCTCGGCCCGACCCGCGCGCGCAAAGCATGGGCCGCACTCGGCGTGGAAGGGCGCAGCCTCGCTGACGAGGCCCCAGCCAGCGACTTTGTCGGAATGCCACGCCTGACCATTCGGATGGTGGCACGGTTGCAGGGATTTCCCGACAACTGGCAATTCTATGGCAGGAAGACGACTGCTTACCGGCAGGTCGGCAATGCCTTTCCGCCGCCGGTCGCCCGGGCGGTCGCGCAGAACCTGCGGGTGGCGCTTTCGGTACAGCGCCATTTTCCGATGCGGGCGACTGCGTGA
- a CDS encoding NaeI family type II restriction endonuclease codes for MNLLTRSGREALPAHHVDFAELAKLETDLLEAAGGMEIFAEKLRSFFRSAIDEVIDTARTGRYFLSDLEKTEKTYLGTKFEILLRDWLQVPRGVLLDLLIGGKEVDVKSTTGGKSGWMIPPEAINQLCVLLRVNEVDATCAVGLIRARTEYLRSGVNRDAKTSISADGRRNIWWLALDFPYTPNFWTLIDAELREAIMAPRGGTARLATLFENCLEIPVSRVLIASIAAQDDFMKRIRRNGGARDILAPKGIAILYSEVDRDLMARLGLRFGSREFLSYRPRDDAEAAMLRAAGHID; via the coding sequence GTGAACTTGCTGACCCGGTCGGGCCGCGAGGCGCTGCCCGCCCATCACGTCGATTTCGCTGAACTCGCAAAACTCGAAACCGATCTGCTTGAGGCGGCAGGCGGCATGGAGATTTTCGCGGAGAAGCTTAGGTCGTTCTTCCGCTCAGCGATAGACGAAGTGATCGATACAGCGCGGACGGGCCGCTATTTCCTGTCCGACCTCGAAAAGACCGAGAAAACCTACCTCGGTACGAAGTTCGAAATCCTCCTGCGCGACTGGCTGCAAGTCCCGCGCGGTGTGCTGCTCGACCTCCTGATCGGCGGGAAGGAGGTCGACGTGAAATCTACTACCGGCGGAAAATCTGGCTGGATGATACCGCCCGAAGCGATCAACCAGCTCTGTGTTCTGCTGCGCGTGAACGAAGTCGATGCGACGTGCGCGGTCGGGCTCATCCGGGCGCGAACCGAGTATCTCCGGTCCGGGGTGAACCGTGACGCAAAGACGAGCATTTCCGCAGATGGCCGTCGCAACATTTGGTGGCTTGCGCTCGATTTTCCCTACACGCCGAACTTCTGGACGCTGATCGATGCAGAATTGCGCGAGGCGATAATGGCGCCGCGCGGCGGCACCGCGCGACTTGCGACGCTGTTTGAAAACTGCCTCGAGATCCCAGTGTCGCGGGTGCTCATAGCCAGTATCGCGGCACAGGACGATTTCATGAAGCGCATCCGGAGGAACGGTGGCGCGCGCGACATTCTTGCGCCGAAGGGGATCGCAATCCTTTATTCGGAAGTCGACAGGGATCTGATGGCGCGGCTAGGGCTGCGATTCGGTTCGCGGGAGTTTCTCTCGTACAGGCCCAGAGACGATGCCGAAGCGGCAATGCTTCGGGCTGCAGGACACATTGATTAG
- the uvrC gene encoding excinuclease ABC subunit UvrC, with translation MSRTEAGSPHDPRGKERFNEERATYTVKGEGGAKPDIEAGVAAIRETVRTLKPRPGVYRMLDARGDVLYVGKARSLKARVANYTQVKALSNRLKRMVSQTRRMEIVVTNSEAEALLLEAQLIKRFRPPYNVLLRDDKSFPFILLRAEHDFPRISKHRGARRAKGNYYGPFASAGAVNVTINALQKLFLLRSCTDSFFARRDRPCLLYQIKRCSAPCVGRIDKAGYAELVAETKEFLSGKSGAVQKKIEVQMAEAAEALDFERAAMLRDRLRAATAIQGSQAINASGVGDADVFALAAKGGQIGVQAFFIRGGQNWGHRAFFPSHTAEIAEDEVLADVLLQFYEEVPPPRTILVDRTLPEEELIAEALAEKAGHLVEISIPQRGTRRKLMAQAQRNAVEALERRQAETGTKAKIMRELAEFLELPEPPTRIEVYDNSHIQGDKALGAMVVAAPDGFVKGQYRKFNIRTAQTNDDFGMMREVMQRRFRNLAENPDGGEARKNSHETTWPDLVLIDGGKGQMSAVRDTLEEMGIEDVPLIAIAKGPHHGREGREVFHFPDGREKTLPVNSPLLFYLQTLRDEVHRYAIGAHRAKRSRAITASPLDEIPGIGPGRKRALLLHFGTAGKVRAAALDDLKRTPGISEGVAQKIWDFYHPEG, from the coding sequence ATGTCGCGCACCGAAGCAGGAAGTCCCCACGATCCGCGCGGCAAGGAGCGCTTCAACGAGGAGCGCGCGACCTACACCGTCAAGGGCGAGGGCGGCGCCAAGCCCGACATCGAGGCCGGCGTCGCCGCGATCCGCGAGACCGTCCGCACGCTCAAGCCGCGCCCCGGGGTCTACCGCATGCTCGATGCGCGCGGCGACGTGCTCTACGTCGGCAAGGCGCGCAGCCTCAAGGCGCGGGTGGCGAACTACACGCAGGTCAAGGCGCTTTCGAACCGCCTCAAGCGCATGGTCAGCCAGACGCGGCGGATGGAGATCGTCGTCACGAACTCCGAGGCCGAGGCGCTGCTGCTCGAGGCGCAGCTCATCAAGCGCTTCCGCCCGCCGTACAACGTGCTGCTGCGCGACGACAAAAGCTTCCCCTTCATCCTCCTGCGAGCCGAGCACGATTTTCCGCGGATCAGCAAGCACCGCGGCGCGCGGCGCGCGAAGGGCAACTATTACGGCCCGTTCGCCAGCGCGGGCGCGGTCAACGTCACCATCAATGCGCTGCAGAAGCTGTTCCTGCTGCGGTCCTGCACCGACAGCTTCTTCGCCCGCCGCGACCGGCCGTGTCTGCTCTACCAGATCAAGCGCTGCTCGGCCCCGTGCGTCGGGCGGATCGACAAGGCCGGTTATGCCGAGCTCGTCGCCGAGACCAAGGAGTTCCTCAGCGGCAAATCGGGCGCGGTGCAGAAGAAGATCGAGGTGCAGATGGCCGAAGCGGCCGAGGCGCTCGACTTCGAGCGCGCCGCGATGCTGCGCGACCGCTTGCGCGCGGCGACCGCGATCCAGGGCAGCCAGGCGATCAACGCCAGCGGGGTGGGCGATGCAGACGTCTTCGCGCTCGCGGCCAAGGGCGGGCAGATCGGGGTCCAGGCCTTTTTCATCCGCGGCGGCCAGAACTGGGGCCACCGCGCGTTCTTCCCCAGCCACACCGCCGAGATCGCCGAGGACGAGGTGCTCGCCGACGTCCTCCTGCAGTTCTACGAGGAAGTGCCGCCGCCGCGCACGATCCTGGTCGACCGGACCTTGCCCGAGGAGGAACTGATCGCCGAGGCGCTGGCCGAGAAGGCCGGCCACCTGGTCGAAATCTCGATCCCCCAACGCGGCACCCGGCGCAAGCTCATGGCGCAGGCCCAGCGCAACGCGGTCGAGGCGCTCGAGCGGCGGCAGGCCGAGACCGGCACCAAGGCGAAGATCATGCGCGAACTCGCCGAGTTCCTCGAACTGCCCGAGCCGCCGACCCGCATCGAGGTCTACGACAATAGCCACATCCAGGGCGACAAGGCGCTGGGCGCGATGGTCGTCGCCGCGCCGGACGGCTTCGTGAAGGGCCAGTACCGCAAGTTCAACATCAGGACCGCGCAGACCAACGACGACTTCGGGATGATGCGCGAGGTCATGCAGCGCCGCTTTCGCAACCTGGCCGAGAACCCCGATGGCGGGGAAGCGCGCAAGAACAGCCACGAGACGACCTGGCCCGACCTCGTCCTGATCGACGGCGGCAAGGGCCAGATGAGCGCGGTGCGCGACACGCTGGAGGAGATGGGCATCGAGGACGTGCCGCTGATCGCCATCGCCAAGGGCCCGCACCACGGCAGAGAAGGCCGCGAAGTGTTCCACTTCCCCGACGGGCGGGAAAAGACCCTGCCGGTGAACAGCCCGCTGCTGTTCTACCTCCAGACCCTGCGCGACGAGGTCCACCGCTACGCCATCGGCGCCCACCGCGCCAAGCGCAGCCGCGCGATCACCGCCTCACCGCTCGACGAGATCCCCGGCATCGGCCCCGGCCGCAAACGCGCGCTGCTGCTGCACTTCGGCACCGCCGGCAAGGTCCGCGCCGCCGCCCTCGACGACCTCAAGCGCACCCCCGGCATCAGCGAAGGCGTGGCGCAGAAGATATGGGATTTCTACCACCCGGAGGGGTGA